In the genome of Populus trichocarpa isolate Nisqually-1 chromosome 10, P.trichocarpa_v4.1, whole genome shotgun sequence, the window TTTAgatgaatttttaatataactacATTTATGCAGAATAAGGATCTTTTGGGACATCAAGTAAACAAAATTTACATTACCTTTTAAGTGGCCGGTGAACTGTTTGCATTTATGCGTATTGGTTATGGGGTATCAGTTGCTTAAGAATAGCGACTGTAACCTCAACTGATTTGTCATCTTGGTTCACTAGTTGAATAGCTGATGTGGTGCTTGTCATATGCATAGCTTGTTCAAAGGGTCCCCAACTTTCATCCTTCCTTGCGTTATATTCTTCTTAGTTGTTAGACGAGCTCAAGTTTATGAAACTGGTTAGTGGTTTAGCTAATATTCCAAGTGAAGCTTGTGATCAAACAGGTAGAGCGTATACTGAGCCAGTGTATCTGTTACCTAAagtatttgttttggtttttctgTTTGGTTGCCAAACTTTTGGTGACCTTTTGAATCCAagtgtttaaaaaaactttcatggTACAATGCATCTTCCTGCCCAATAATTTCGCATAATGTCAACTACAAAAGTATGTTCCtgttgatttggtttttatcattTGTTGCGGCTGAACTCTGGTTCCTTCCACCAATCCATGCACACACATAGAAAAGAGATTCATCCTAGGAGAGTCTTTTGCAGTCTTCTTTGCTCACTGGTGCAGTTTTGTGTTGGGAATAACTAGTTATATTGTTATCCATGCCtagatgcatgcatgcatataatAGATGACGCAGGCAGAATGAATGATTTCAAAGCATCCACTTCTCATTCTGGAACTTGACCCCAAGCAACCTTACGGTAcaagttttttactttttatttgtgGGCGTCGCATACATTTTACTATTGTTTGAGATGTCACAGGCAACAAGGATGTGATGGTCATCATAAGGATTTTCCAACCACTCATACAATTCTCCAAGGGGTTTGATTTGTTACGGTGCGTTTAGCATTTGATGATGCAGTTCAGTCCTTTAGGGGTATGGTTTTTTGTTTCATTGCCTTTTGAAGTAAAATAAAGCCCGCCATTTGTATCTTTTCTATTGCATTTATCTTTATGcaagtaaaatttaaatgattagCAGCGAATAGAACTTTGCAAGATCTCTCCAAACTAATCGTAAACTGGAATCTATATTTAGTAACTGTTTGGAAATGAAGtttcggttgttttttaaagtgttttttattcagtaatgtattaaaataatattttttttattttaaattttatatcaacccataaaaataatttaaaaacaataaaccaTATTAATTAAACTGGGAAATAAAGCCTAGAATAGTCTTAAAGAAACAAAGGAAGAACAAGTGGGGAGCGATAATGGGAGAGCAGTAGAGGTCCTTATCTATGCGATCGCATGGCGGCAGTTGTTCATTGTTTTCCTTTCGCTCCAGTGGTAGGATTAAACAATATTTGAATCCCTTAGAGATTCTGTTCTTGTAGTGTAAACTTTTGCAAGTTAAACCTGCAACGTTTTAAATCATTGCCAAGTGCCTCGTAGGATGTTAATGTTATAAAAAGAATGTTATAGTCATGTACTAGATAATTGTATACGCTATGCTGCTAcgtgttatattaatttttttaatgtaaaaaaatatttagatattaataacatgttttctagtagaaaacaatttaaattgagTGGGGGTTGATCGgagttaacttgattaacttgATGAGTCTAAAGACAATTTAGAAAATCATAAAGAACATAgttcgattaaaaaataattcaagatatgtttttttaacattagaGATGTAAACATATTGGATTAATCTGGGTTAATCCAAGTTAATCTGTTAAATGCGTAAGCTAGATTATGAAATTGTGAtacttcatagaaaaaaaattaaaattaaatatgaaatctaacttccaataaaaaaatgttgaaggataaaatctgaaaaaaaaaatcaatgaaaaaaagagagaagaaaaacaactcGAGTAAATTTGACTATTAATTTGGGTTAAtccaagttaacctgttaaatgcACAAGCTAGATCATGAGATTGTGAtacttcatagaaaataaatcaaaattaaatatgaaatctaactttcaataaaaaatgttgaaggatgaaatcgaaaaaaaatcaattaaaaaatgagataaaaaaacaaacaactcgaGTTAATTTGGATTAACTTGTCAAAACTGTAACTTGGGTTGTGTGACCAGAATAActcaattgaaacaaattatatagcttaggaaaaaatatcaattaaaaaaaactggatcaactcgggttaactatCCAAACTTGTGATAAAGTAATGAGATTGatataacttcatagaaagtaaaaataaaaattaaagtctaattctaaatcaatcaaatgttgaaaaaaaaaactataaaaggataaaaaatgtgAGCTAACGCCCGAGTCGGGATAAACAATTTCAATgtagataactttatagaaagaaaaatatatatataaaaaaattatgaaacttaatcccaaatcaatcaaatgtgaaggataaaattaaaacaaagataaaaaacagCTTGAGTCAACTCAGGTAATGACATAGAGATAactttatataaagaaaaatatatataaaaaaatatgaaacttaatcccaaatcaatcaaatgtgaaggatgaaattgaaaaaaaatagattaagaaataaataaaaattgacttgAGTTAACCTTCCAAACTCATGAACCGGGTaatgagatcaggataatcttgtagaaagtatataaaaaataatcctagTCAACTTAGATTAACCTGCCAAACTCGCAACCAAGATTATAAGACTGTAATAAcccaattgaaaacaaattaaaataaattataaactctgatttttaatttactcattttgaaggttgaaattgaaaaaaaaatcaatataaaaatacaataaaacaacaTGAGTCTATCCGGGTTAATCTGCAAAACACGTTACTCAAGTCATAAGACCGGGAAAACCtaaaaaagcaaaccaaaataaattataattcataatcaactcaatattgaatgacgaaattgaaaaaatacaaattaaaaaagacaaaaaaaaaactttacttgTCAAACCAgcgactcgagtcatgagatcgcgataattttatagaaaataaattaaaataaatcatgaaatctaattttcaatcaacacaatattaaaagataaaattaaaaaacatatatcacttaaaaaaaactcgaatcaATCCGCCAAACCTATAtctcaacaaaataaaacccACATCATGATTGTTGGTCCTCTTGTGTTGATCTCAAGGACTACAAAATCAAATATGAGGCAAAACAAGGTTGGTAAATGAAGTAACATTTTAGGCAATTGGTTAGGTGGTTAGTTGGTATGCTATGGTCCCCTGGCTAACTGCTAGGAAACTTTTTGTAGCAAGTGTGCTATACTGGAGAGTTTAGTCCAAGTTTGGTTGGAAATTTCAGGTACAGACGGCGTGTTTGAATTAAAAACTTGGTTCTCTTGTTCTCTCACAACGTTGTTGCTGGCGCACATGAAGTTGTTCAAAAAGCTTACAGATGTCAAAATCTCCAATTTAGATAATGCAATCTCTTGTGTCCGTGTTTCAAGAGGAAAACGGTCCATGTTTTGCTTTGTCTTGatccatgacaaaaaaaatgatggcgGCACGGTCATTTTTCACTTTGAAACGTAACCTTAttggaaaacaaatcaaaattcgcatagtatttaataaaataatataaaaaaatttctgatTAATTCATCCTAATAAATCGCaatcatttctattttatttttttaagagaaaaaccaTAGAATGAAGGGGAAATCTTAACTACGTTTCctccttaaattttatttctctctttccacattttatataaaatacaaaatggaaTATTAAAATGCATTTTCCCATTGAAGAGTCACGTGAGATAAAAAGCTGCTAAATTACACTATCTAGATGCTATACATACTTTTAAAACCTGGCCTGGACTGGTCCGGCAGGTCGATCCGGAGCTAGAACCGGAccgagttgaaaaaaaatagaagaagaaaaaacctggCTTGACCCGGAAAGACTCGGTTAAAAATCCGGTTGCGACtcgttgatttttgtttatattttactaaaacaatgtcattttaaatttttttaaataaattaacctaaataaTCCGGTCAAAATCCAGTACCGGTTCTTTGTCACTGAAGGTGTTCTTAAATTGGCAATGCCGCTTGTCTCTGGCAGAGTGaattaagattattattattattattattattattatccccGATGGCTATATGCAGTATAAAATGTCAAAATCAAAGATTCTCTCCCTTTGAGTTTGACCACTAGCTACTCGTCGTTTATTCCAATCCTACACTGtaactaactaactaattaattaattaataaactatTAAGGCCTCCATTAATAACTTCATTGCACCTCACCCTCCTTCAGTCCACGACtccaaccaaaccaaaccaaacactCATTTGAACTGAACATGGAGAATCAACCAGCAACGTTAATCGATCCAAAAAGCGGCTTCTGCTCAAAGACCAACACCTACCACTCCCTCAGACCTCACCTCGAACTCCCTCCGATCACCACTCCTGTTTCCGCCACCGAATACGCCATCTCTCTCCTCCTATATTCCTCCCCTTCACCGCCACAAACCACCGCTCTCCTCGACGCTGTCACTGGCCGCCGCATTTCCTTCCCTGAACTCATTCACTTTACCGAAACCCTAGCCTCCTCTCTTCTCAACCGTTTTCGCCTCAAAAAAGGCGACACCGCTTTTATTCTCTCTCCAAACTCTATCCACATTCCGATCCTCtacctctctctcttctctctcggCGTTGTTATCTCCCCTTCAAATCCGCTTTCCTCTGAACAGGAGATTCTCCACCAAACCAACCTCTCTAAACCTGTCATCGCTTTTGTCACGTCACAGACTGCTCACAAAATCCCTTACTCGGTTAAGAAAACGATCCTCCTCGACTCGCCAGAGTTTGAATCGCTTATGACGAGTCAGACTCAAGGCACAGTTAATGGATTGGAACGAGTAAGGGTTTATCAATCGGACCCGGCAGCGATTCTCTACTCCTCGGGGACAACAGGGAGATTCAAAGGAGTGTTGCTGACACACCGGAACTTCATATCCATGCTGGCTGCTACTATTGCGACTCGTGGCGTGAAGAATAAGATCACTGCTGTCACTTTGTGTACGGTGCCATACTTCCACGCGTACGGTTTTGTATACTGTTTAAGATTGGCAGCGATGGGGAACACGCTGGTGTCCATGGGGAGGTTTGATTTAAGTGCGATGCTGAGTGCGATTCAAGACTATAGGGTGAGCCACGTGGCAGTGGCACCACCGGTGGTGGTGGCGATGGTTAAAAATGTTGGAGCAATGGATGGCTATGATTTGAGCTCTCTTGAAGTGGTGGCATGTGGGGGAGCTCCTCTAAGGAAAAGTGTCCTTGAGCTGTTCAAGGAAAGGTTTCCCAATGTGCATATTGCCCaggttattattattgttattattttatttgaattttgaatagtATATATGCATGAAGAATTGAGATTGGATAATTAATGACTTAATGAACACAATTTTGTAATATtgctgttgatttttatttttattttgttaagagCTTATTGGAGCAGTAGTTTATGCTGATGCTGATGATGTTAATTGTTGATTAACCTTAATGACATGAAGGGATATGGGCTGACAGAAACAACGGCCCGAATATTTGCAACAGTAGGGCCTAAAGAAAGTGAAGTCATTGGAGCAACAGGAAAGCTTATATCAAATTGCCAGGCAAAGATTGTTGATCCAGACACTGGTGTCTCTCTTCCCCCTTTCAGTCCCGGGGAGCTTTGGGTTAGAGGAGACACTATTATGAAAGGTAATCGTTCGTCTTCCTCATACATTCGTTTTAGTGCATTAGATGTACAGAGCACCAATGTTAAGTCTATTTTGTTGTGATGGATGAAATTGCGAGAGATCAGGCCTGGTCGACTAGGATGTAGTTTTCACCTTGGTTTGCATGAATTTGCATCATTCTAGCGTAGGTTACATTGGCGATGACAAAGCAACTGCTGCAACTTTGGATTCCGGAGGATGGTTGAGAACTGGGGACCTTTGTTATATCGACAATGAAGGCTTCTTGTTTTTCGTGGATCGTATTAAGGAACTGATCAAATGCAAAGGCTACCAGGTTTATACCTCTATCTTTCTGTTGGGCTCATTACTATTACAACTGCACATGAAATTCAGACGtcaaaagataaatttaagCTGTTTTTGGTCTCTATAACTCGCATAACTTTGATCAATAGTTGTATGCTACATGTGCAAATTTTTGATTGCATCAGGTTGCCCCAGCAGAACTTGAGCATCTGCTCCAATCGAATCCAGATATCATTGAGGCAGCTGTAATCCCGTAAGCCATTCATTTTTATCACCACCACAATGTTCAAGGTTTACAGTTTAccttttgaaaatcatttttgtgCTAGGGCTGTTTAAGTTTCATCTTGTACATTGCAGGATTCCTGATGAGGAAGCAGGTCAAGTGCCTGTGGCCTTTGTGGTAAGACAAAATGGAAGCATTATTGACGAATCAAAAATCAAGGATTTTGTTGCCAGACAGGTGCTCGCTAAAATCTCATACACGATGATATGATACCAGAAGAATTAAAAACCCTGTTTCATGTTTTATCTTTCATCTGATCTTCCAAATAATTTTGTTGCAGGTTGCACCATACAAGAGATTACGACGAGTGATGTTCATTGAATCATTACCTAGGAATGCCACCGGTAAGGTGCCGAAAAAGGAACTAATCAATCTTGCGTTATCGAATGCCACCTCTAAGCTGTAAATTTCATTATGTAATTGATGAACCTTGCAATTGTATCAAGGATCATTGTGCTGGTTTTGAAAAGTTATGGATTGAAGTGTTACCATCTTAAAGTCTAAAAAGCTCCAATTATCCAAAAATACCTAGCCTATTCCGCACATAATCGCCTATTAATTTACATACAAACAACTCTGATGAAATCCTTGTACAGATAATAGTGTATTCGTACCATCACCAAGCCCTCAGCATGCAAGGAACTTCCATTTTTAATTGACCATCGCACATCTAAAATCATTGATACCACACATACAtattggtcctcaaactttaaaTATGAATCCCATAAGCTTCTAATTCGTTGGTTTTACGTCATATCCTATGTTTGCAAAGCTCTAAATATGGATCGATAGAAATTGCTTCCATGCTTGACATTTTATTACAGACGCTAACTAAACAAGCTCTTCGAGAAAGAAAATGGCATTTGCTAAGCCAAGGCTATAATGACTTCAAACCAGGCTAACCTTTTAGATAGAAATGCTATTGGGGATTCCTCGACCCGTTACTCCAGGGCCTGAAGTGGGAAGGAGCAGTTCATATGGCGGAACACCTGCACCACTTCTGTTCTTAAGGCGGACATCCTTGTTTCTTAAATGTATTATCTCTTCAATCTCCTCCAATCGAGCAGAAAATCTGTTGAACAACTCTACTATGTCATGGTCATTTATCCAATGGCTGTGCAAATGGCTCACCTGACCCAAGTACTCTTCATCTGGGGAGTGCGTAGAAAGAGTGTCCTGAGTAGCCATTACTTTGGTGGCTTGAAGTTGAGTTGGCAAAGAAGACAG includes:
- the LOC7477039 gene encoding 4-coumarate--CoA ligase-like 9 — encoded protein: MENQPATLIDPKSGFCSKTNTYHSLRPHLELPPITTPVSATEYAISLLLYSSPSPPQTTALLDAVTGRRISFPELIHFTETLASSLLNRFRLKKGDTAFILSPNSIHIPILYLSLFSLGVVISPSNPLSSEQEILHQTNLSKPVIAFVTSQTAHKIPYSVKKTILLDSPEFESLMTSQTQGTVNGLERVRVYQSDPAAILYSSGTTGRFKGVLLTHRNFISMLAATIATRGVKNKITAVTLCTVPYFHAYGFVYCLRLAAMGNTLVSMGRFDLSAMLSAIQDYRVSHVAVAPPVVVAMVKNVGAMDGYDLSSLEVVACGGAPLRKSVLELFKERFPNVHIAQGYGLTETTARIFATVGPKESEVIGATGKLISNCQAKIVDPDTGVSLPPFSPGELWVRGDTIMKGYIGDDKATAATLDSGGWLRTGDLCYIDNEGFLFFVDRIKELIKCKGYQVAPAELEHLLQSNPDIIEAAVIPIPDEEAGQVPVAFVVRQNGSIIDESKIKDFVARQVAPYKRLRRVMFIESLPRNATGKVPKKELINLALSNATSKL